A single genomic interval of Rhododendron vialii isolate Sample 1 chromosome 3a, ASM3025357v1 harbors:
- the LOC131320609 gene encoding probable leucine-rich repeat receptor-like protein kinase IMK3, whose amino-acid sequence MECQNGFSKYPFRNPAKTEPNRCRISNKNKNRKWKNPQSTFLILLHLLVLIVRPISTQSDWDGVVVTQSDYQSLQAFKHELVDTRGFLKSWNDSGYGACSGGWVGIKCAKGQVIVIQLPWKGLGGQISEKIGQLQALRKLSLHDNMIGGPIPTALGFLPNLRGVQLFNNRISGTIPPSLGSCPLLQNLDFSNNLLTGSIPYGLANSTKLLSLNLSFNSLSGSIPTSLTQSPSLMSLSLQYNNLSGSVPDTWGGNGTNKNGVSPLESLTLDHNFFSGGIPPSLGKLVELQELSLGSNQFNGTIPDGISSLSTLKSLDLSSNAISGSIPLSLSDLSSLTVLILRENRLTDQIPATIGNISTLTQLDLAYNNLSGEIPASLGDLPHLVLFNVSYNNLSGPVPITLSQKFNSSSFVGNLQLCGYSGSNPCPSLSPPPSTTSPSSENPKNRKLSTKDIILIAAGALLIVLLLLCCILICCLLRKRAEEKERAGPAASRARAEKGSAPAAGGEAEASGEGGGKLVHFDGPTTFTADDLLCATAEIMGKSTYGTVYKATLEDGSQVAVKRLREKITKAQREFETEVNLLGKVRHPNLLALRAYYLGPKGEKLLVFDYMAKGSLASFLHARGPDTPVNWQTRMKIAQGTARGLLYLHTQVNIIHGNLTSSNVLLDDHTNVKIADYGLSRLMTPAANSNVIATAGALGYRAPELSKLKKANTKTDVYSLGVIILELLTGKSPGEAMNGVDLPQWVASIVKEEWTNEVFDLELMRDASTIGDELLNTLKLALHCVDPSPSARPDVQQVLQQLDEIRPEIATSPGDDGGTAPSTSE is encoded by the exons ATGGAGTGTCAAAATGGATTTTCCAAATACCCATTTCGAAACCCTGCAAAAACAGAGCCCAACCGGTGTCGAATTTCGAACAAAAACAAGAACAGGAAGTGGAAAAACCCTCAATCCACATTCTTGATCCTACTTCACCTACTGGTTTTGATTGTCCGACCCATCTCGACCCAATCCGATTGGGACGGCGTAGTCGTCACCCAATCCGATTACCAGTCCCTCCAAGCTTTCAAACACGAATTGGTCGACACGAGAGGCTTCTTGAAGAGCTGGAACGACAGCGGGTACGGAGCTTGCTCGGGCGGCTGGGTGGGAATCAAGTGTGCAAAGGGTCAGGTGATAGTGATCCAGCTCCCATGGAAAGGGTTAGGCGGCCAAATCTCCGAAAAAATCGGACAGCTCCAGGCTCTCAGAAAGCTCAGTCTCCATGACAACATGATTGGGGGTCCCATCCCTACAGCTTTGGGGTTTCTTCCCAACCTCAGGGGAGTTCAGCTCTTCAACAATCGGATTTCGGGTACTATCCCTCCTTCACTGGGGTCATGTCCCCTGCTTCAAAACCTTGATTTTAGTAACAACTTACTCACTGGTTCAATCCCCTATGGCCTTGCGAATTCCACAAAGCTTTTAAGCCTTAATCTTAGCTTCAATTCATTATCTGGGTCAATCCCAACTAGTCTCACTCAATCACCTTCTCTGATGTCCCTTTCTCTTCAGTACAACAACCTCTCTGGCTCAGTACCAGATACTTGGGGTGGGAATGGAACAAACAAGAATGGTGTTTCTCCACTTGAGTCTTTGACACTTGATCATAACTTCTTTTCTGGAGGAATTCCTCCTTCTTTAGGGAAGTTAGTTGAGCTCCAAGAGCTTTCCCTTGGTTCCAACCAATTCAATGGAACAATCCCAGATGGAATTAGCAGCCTCTCTACGCTTAAAAGTCTAGACCTTTCTAGTAACGCTATAAGTGGAAGCATACCTTTGAGTCTCTCCGATTTATCCTCACTCACTGTCCTCATCTTGAGGGAAAACCGACTCACCGATCAAATTCCGGCCACCATTGGGAACATTTCAACCCTCACTCAACTTGATTTAGCTTATAATAATCTAAGTGGGGAAATCCCTGCTTCTCTTGGTGATCTCCCACATCTTGTTTTATTCAATGTTTCGTATAACAACTTATCTGGTCCTGTTCCAATTACTCTGTCTCAAAAGTTCAATTCAAGCTCCTTTGTGGGTAATCTTCAGCTATGTGGGTATAGTGGTTCTAACCCATGCCCTTCTCTATCTCCTCCTCCATCTACCACTTCTCCCTCTTCGGAAAACCCCAAGAATCGAAAACTAAGTACCAAAGACATTATCCTCATAGCAGCTGGGGCCCTGCTCATAGTTCTACTGTTACTATGTTGCATTTTGATCTGTTGCTTGCTCAGGAAAAGAGctgaggaaaaagaaagggcTGGACCGGCCGCCAGCAGAGCAAGGGCGGAGAAGGGTAGTGCTCCAGCTGCAGGTGGTGAAGCGGAGGCCAGTGGGGAGGGCGGCGGAAAGCTTGTCCATTTCGATGGGCCTACCACTTTTACAGCCGACGATCTTCTGTGTGCAACTGCAGAGATAATGGGGAAGAGCACATATGGGACTGTTTACAAGGCCACATTGGAAGATGGAAGccaagttgcagtgaagagattgagagagaagattacaAAAGCTCagagggagttcgaaactgaGGTTAATCTGCTTGGTAAAGTCCGGCATCCAAATCTTTTGGCCTTGAGGGCTTATTATTTGGGTCCAAAAGGAGAGAAACTTCTTGTTTTCGACTACATGGCTAAGGGGAGTCTTGCATCTTTCCTCCATG CTCGCGGCCCTGACACGCCTGTCAATTGGCAAACAAGGATGAAGATTGCGCAAGGGACTGCCCGAGGGCTTCTTTATCTTCACACCCAAGTGAACATAATCCATGGAAACCTCACCTCAAGCAACGTCCTTCTTGATGATCACACGAACGTGAAAATTGCAGATTATGGGCTTTCACGACTAATGACACCTGCGGCCAATTCCAACGTGATAGCCACCGCAGGTGCACTGGGATACCGTGCACCCGAGCTCTCCAAGCTCAAGAAAGCTAACACCAAGACTGATGTATACAGCCTTGGTGTCATAATTTTGGAACTTTTGACAGGGAAATCCCCTGGTGAGGCGATGAACGGTGTGGATTTGCCGCAGTGGGTTGCCTCTATAGTGAAAGAGGAGTGGACTAATGAGGTGTTTGATTTGGAGTTGATGAGGGATGCTTCTACAATTGGTGATGAGTTGTTGAATACTTTGAAACTGGCTTTGCATTGTGTTGATCCCTCACCGTCGGCGCGGCCGGACGTTCAGCAGGTGCTCCAGCAACTGGACGAGATTAGGCCGGAAATTGCCACGAGTCCCGGCGATGATGGCGGTACAGCGCCTTCCACAAGTGAGTGA
- the LOC131320606 gene encoding laccase-12-like — protein sequence MALSSISTFFHLGLLLLFANAMPSLASAKTHYHDFVVQATPVKRLCNTHSTITVNGQYPGPTLEVNNGDTLVVNVVNRAQYNVTIHWHGVRQMRTAWADGPEFVTQCPIRPGGSYTYRFTIEGQEGTLWWHAHSSWLRATVYGALIIHPKEGSSYPFQKPKRETPILLGEWWNANPIDVVREATRTGAAPNVSDAYTINGQPGDFYNCSSADTVIVPMDAGETNLLRVINSGMNQQLFFTVANHKLTVVGADASYLKPFTTNVIMLGPGQTTDVLITSDQPPARYYIAARAYASAQGAPFDNTTTTAILEYKTAPCPAKGGASSKPVNASLPKFNDTATATAFTTSLRSPQKAEVPTDIDESLFFTVGLGINQCPPGANKASTCQGPNGTRFAASMNNISFVLPSNFSLLQAHHQGIPGVFTTDFPAAPPVKFDYTGNVSQSLWQPVPATKVYKLKYGAKVQVVLQGTSIFTAENHPIHLHGYDFYIVAEGFGNFNPQTDTAKFNLVDPPMRNTASVPVGGWAVIRFVADNPGTWLLHCHLDVHITWGLAMSFLVEDGVGILQTLEAPPADLPVC from the exons aTGGCACTTTCCTCTATCTCCACTTTTTTCCACCTAGGCCTTCTGCTTCTATTTGCCAATGCTATGCCCTCGTTAGCTAGTGCAAAAACTCACTATCACGACTTCGTT GTTCAAGCAACACCAGTGAAGAGGCTGTGCAATACCCATAGCACCATCACGGTGAACGGGCAATACCCAGGGCCCACATTGGAAGTAAACAACGGAGACACCCTCGTGGTCAACGTTGTCAACCGAGCTCAATACAACGTCACCATTCACTG GCATGGAGTTCGGCAAATGAGGACCGCATGGGCAGATGGACCAGAATTTGTGACACAGTGCCCAATTAGACCCGGAGGGAGCTATACGTACCGGTTTACCATTGAAGGCCAGGAAGGGACACTCTGGTGGCACGCTCACAGCTCATGGCTCAGAGCTACTGTCTATGGAGCTCTGATTATTCACCCAAAAGAAGGTTCTTCCTACCCGTTCCAAAAGCCTAAGCGAGAAACACCCATTCTGTTAG GTGAATGGTGGAATGCTAATCCCATTGATGTGGTTAGGGAGGCTACAAGAACAGGGGCAGCTCCAAATGTGTCTGACGCATATACCATCAACGGTCAACCTGGTGATTTTTACAACTGCTCCAGTGCAG ACACCGTGATAGTCCCGATGGATGCTGGTGAAACCAACCTCCTTCGAGTCATCAACTCCGGGATGAACCAACAGCTCTTCTTCACTGTAGCCAACCACAAGCTCACTGTTGTTGGAGCCGATGCTTCCTATCTAAAACCCTTCACCACCAACGTCATCATGTTGGGACCCGGTCAAACCACGGACGTCCTAATCACTTCCGACCAGCCGCCAGCTCGATACTACATCGCGGCACGTGCCTATGCTAGCGCCCAAGGTGCACCTTTCGACAACACAACCACCACAGCCATCCTTGAATACAAGACTGCACCTTGTCCCGCCAAGGGCGGCGCTTCATCGAAACCTGTTAACGCTTCTCTACCGAAATTCAATGACACTGCAACAGCCACCGCCTTCACCACCAGTCTTCGAAGTCCCCAGAAAGCTGAAGTCCCCACTGATATCGATGAAAGCCTCTTCTTCACAGTTGGTCTAGGAATCAACCAGTGCCCACCGGGTGCCAACAAGGCAAGTACTTGCCAAGGTCCAAATGGTACCCGCTTTGCTGCCAGCATGAACAACATATCATTCGTGCTCCCATCCAACTTCTCCTTGCTGCAAGCGCATCACCAAGGTATACCTGGAGTTTTCACCACTGATTTTCCCGCAGCTCCGCCAGTGAAATTTGATTACACTGGTAATGTGAGCCAATCTCTTTGGCAACCTGTTCCGGCGACAAAGGTGTACAAGTTGAAATATGGTGCGAAAGTGCAGGTGGTTTTACAGGGTACAAGTATCTTCACGGCTGAGAACCACCCAATTCATCTTCATGGATATGACTTCTACATTGTTGCTGAGGGATTTGGAAACTTCAATCCTCAGACTGATACAGCGAAATTCAACCTTGTTGATCCACCAATGAGGAATACAGCTAGCGTACCTGTTGGCGGATGGGCAGTCATTAGATTTGTTGCTGATAATCCAG GTACTTGGCTGTTGCATTGTCACTTGGATGTTCACATCACCTGGGGATTGGCTATGAGTTTCCTTGTAGAAGATGGAGTTGGGATATTGCAGACACTAGAGGCTCCTCCAGCAGATCTACCTGTGTGTTAG